The Clostridioides difficile genome has a segment encoding these proteins:
- a CDS encoding ParB/RepB/Spo0J family partition protein, with amino-acid sequence MKYKSPVYKIVPVPIEKIESNDYNPNAVAPPEMQLLYKSIKEDGYTMPIVCYYNPENDKYVIVDGFHRYRIMLENKDIYDREGGVLPVSVIDKSLDERMASTIRHNRARGSHNVDLMSNIIKELCDIGKSDKWISKHLGMDIDEILRLKQITGLSYLFKDKEFGHAWVPFDSDDR; translated from the coding sequence ATGAAATATAAAAGTCCTGTATATAAAATCGTCCCTGTCCCAATTGAAAAGATAGAATCTAACGACTATAATCCAAATGCAGTAGCTCCACCAGAAATGCAGTTATTGTATAAAAGTATAAAAGAAGATGGATATACAATGCCGATTGTTTGTTATTATAATCCAGAAAATGACAAATATGTTATTGTAGATGGTTTTCATAGATATCGAATAATGCTTGAAAATAAGGATATATATGATAGAGAAGGTGGAGTACTTCCTGTTTCGGTAATTGATAAATCCCTTGATGAGAGAATGGCAAGTACTATTCGTCATAATCGTGCAAGAGGTTCACATAATGTGGATTTAATGAGCAATATTATAAAAGAACTTTGTGATATTGGAAAATCTGATAAATGGATATCAAAGCACTTAGGGATGGATATTGATGAGATTCTTAGACTAAAGCAAATAACTGGATTATCATATTTATTTAAAGATAAAGAGTTTGGACATGCGTGGGTTCCTTTTGATTCTGATGATAGATAA
- a CDS encoding peptidoglycan-binding protein, whose product MLKKVLALFCCLMLTCTNLAFAEQNENTTEGKKIIHFEISGYTFKYKDAPDFAKQHYEQLCQEFNIVPQPDDEVFISDKKSMLSEDDMGMGTYSKNYGTYNPDKATITITGSRNYTISTRDLVGYGHITRGNNVHCVQIMLYDLGYDVNIDSQFGPITYDAVKKFQRAYALTSDGVVGYNTFDRMANLLDM is encoded by the coding sequence ATGTTAAAAAAAGTTTTAGCACTTTTCTGCTGTTTAATGCTTACATGTACTAATTTAGCATTCGCAGAACAAAATGAAAATACTACAGAAGGGAAAAAGATAATCCATTTTGAAATATCTGGATATACATTTAAGTATAAAGATGCTCCAGACTTTGCAAAACAGCATTATGAGCAATTGTGTCAAGAATTTAATATAGTACCTCAACCAGATGATGAAGTGTTCATTTCAGATAAGAAATCTATGCTTAGCGAAGATGATATGGGTATGGGAACATACTCAAAAAATTATGGGACATATAACCCAGATAAAGCAACTATAACAATTACAGGTTCTAGGAATTATACAATAAGCACTAGAGATTTAGTTGGATATGGCCATATTACAAGGGGCAATAATGTTCATTGTGTTCAAATTATGCTATATGATTTAGGCTATGATGTTAACATAGATTCACAGTTTGGTCCTATCACATATGATGCTGTAAAAAAATTCCAAAGAGCTTATGCACTAACTTCTGATGGAGTAGTTGGATATAACACATTTGACAGAATGGCAAATCTTTTAGATATGTAA
- a CDS encoding alpha/beta hydrolase, with translation MNRLPYGIGKKKILRAIAIVFVCISIAICIILPPSFGKIKPFRDKNGNILEGSISEKISLDINNTSLGMFIKGKDTKKPVLLLLGGGPGIPEYFLETQYPTGIEDEFVVCYLEYRGTSLSYSPNILPETITTEQYIDDVVKVTNYLQERFGQDKVYLAGHSFGTYIGILTASRYPELYNAYISMAQITDQEKSEKLAYNYMLEQYKLVGNTKMVKKFESYPILTNDKAYKSYYNSSLRDTAMHDLGVGTTHDMDSVITGIFFPSLRCTVYSPFERINIWRGKSLSNTTPIVADTTQFNAFLEVPTLDIPIYFLAGRYDYTCCYSLQKYYYEQIQAPIKAFYTFNNSAHSPLFEEPKKAMNILRQDVLTGNNALSD, from the coding sequence ATGAATAGATTACCATATGGTATAGGCAAGAAGAAGATACTGCGAGCTATTGCAATAGTTTTTGTATGCATTTCAATTGCTATATGTATAATACTTCCTCCTAGCTTTGGGAAAATAAAACCGTTTCGTGACAAGAATGGAAACATTTTAGAGGGAAGCATTTCAGAGAAGATTAGTTTAGACATTAATAATACATCTCTGGGAATGTTTATTAAGGGAAAAGACACAAAAAAACCAGTATTGCTATTACTAGGAGGAGGACCTGGGATTCCAGAATATTTTTTAGAGACGCAATATCCTACTGGTATTGAAGATGAATTTGTTGTTTGCTACTTAGAGTATCGAGGGACTTCCCTTTCTTATAGTCCCAATATTTTGCCAGAAACAATTACTACAGAGCAATATATTGATGATGTTGTTAAAGTAACAAATTATTTACAAGAGAGGTTTGGGCAGGACAAGGTTTATCTGGCAGGCCACTCTTTTGGGACGTATATTGGTATTTTAACTGCATCAAGGTATCCAGAGCTATATAATGCTTACATCTCAATGGCACAAATTACTGATCAAGAGAAGTCTGAAAAGTTGGCATATAACTATATGCTGGAGCAGTATAAGTTAGTTGGAAACACAAAGATGGTCAAGAAATTTGAAAGCTATCCAATATTGACTAATGATAAAGCATACAAAAGTTATTACAATTCATCATTGCGTGATACAGCCATGCACGATCTTGGTGTTGGGACCACACATGATATGGATTCAGTTATTACAGGGATATTCTTTCCTAGCTTGCGTTGTACTGTATATTCACCATTTGAGCGAATCAATATATGGAGAGGCAAATCACTTTCAAATACGACCCCTATTGTTGCAGATACAACTCAATTTAATGCATTTCTTGAGGTGCCTACACTGGATATACCTATTTATTTTCTTGCAGGGAGATATGATTATACATGTTGCTACTCTCTTCAGAAGTACTATTATGAGCAAATACAAGCACCCATAAAAGCATTTTATACATTTAATAATTCTGCACATAGTCCACTGTTTGAGGAACCTAAAAAAGCTATGAATATATTGCGACAAGATGTATTGACAGGAAATAATGCTTTATCCGATTAA
- a CDS encoding DUF3440 domain-containing protein, protein MDKRYLESSVFEAFQDRLSYIFSEFDYIYVSFSGGKDSGLLLNLVLDYKRKYNIKSKIGVFHQDFEAQYSMTTEYVEKMFEDNLEDIEPYWICLPMATRTAVGNHEMFWYPWDDEKEELWVRKMPDKEYIINQENNPFTYYKYKMKQESLAKQFGRWMRDKHKGAKVVCLLGTRASESLQRYCAIVNKQHGYKGKCWITKEFKNVWTASPLYDWGLEDVWVANYKFNYEYNKIYDLFYKAGLPPRKMRVASPFNDSAKESLNLYKILDPEVWVKLVARVQGANFTSIYGKTKAMGYRSVKLPEGHTWKSFTYFLLDTLPENIRNNYIKKFSTSIEFWHKKGGGLPEIAICELIRKGYNIEINGVSNHTKDKKNRVVFLGDIPDDTDDIKFTKEIPSWKRMCYCILKNDHMCKFMGFSPTKEQRMKTEYIKKKYEKFSKIGVKML, encoded by the coding sequence ATGGATAAAAGATATTTGGAATCCAGTGTATTTGAAGCTTTTCAAGACAGACTTTCTTATATTTTCAGTGAATTTGATTATATCTATGTGTCTTTCAGCGGAGGAAAAGATAGTGGTCTACTATTGAATCTAGTTTTGGATTATAAAAGAAAATATAATATAAAATCCAAAATAGGAGTATTTCATCAAGATTTTGAGGCTCAATATAGTATGACAACAGAATATGTTGAAAAAATGTTTGAAGACAATCTTGAAGATATTGAACCCTATTGGATATGTCTGCCAATGGCTACAAGAACAGCTGTAGGTAATCATGAAATGTTTTGGTATCCATGGGATGATGAGAAAGAAGAATTATGGGTAAGAAAAATGCCAGACAAAGAATACATAATAAATCAAGAAAATAATCCTTTTACCTACTATAAATATAAGATGAAGCAGGAAAGTTTGGCAAAGCAATTTGGTAGATGGATGAGAGACAAGCATAAAGGTGCAAAAGTTGTTTGTTTACTTGGGACAAGAGCATCAGAATCCTTACAACGTTATTGTGCTATCGTGAATAAACAGCATGGATATAAAGGTAAGTGCTGGATAACAAAGGAGTTTAAAAATGTATGGACAGCATCTCCTTTATATGACTGGGGGCTAGAAGATGTTTGGGTAGCCAATTATAAATTTAACTATGAGTACAATAAAATCTATGATTTGTTCTATAAAGCTGGATTGCCTCCAAGAAAAATGAGAGTAGCATCTCCTTTCAATGATTCAGCAAAAGAGAGTTTAAATTTATATAAGATATTGGACCCAGAAGTATGGGTGAAATTGGTTGCCAGAGTACAAGGGGCTAATTTTACTTCTATTTATGGAAAAACAAAAGCTATGGGGTATCGTAGTGTAAAATTACCAGAAGGACATACATGGAAAAGTTTCACCTATTTTCTGCTTGATACACTACCTGAAAATATAAGAAATAATTACATTAAAAAATTTTCAACATCCATTGAATTTTGGCATAAAAAAGGCGGTGGTTTGCCAGAAATCGCTATATGTGAGTTGATAAGAAAAGGATATAATATAGAAATAAATGGAGTTTCTAATCATACAAAAGATAAAAAAAATAGAGTTGTATTCTTAGGGGATATACCTGATGACACCGATGATATTAAATTTACTAAAGAGATACCAAGTTGGAAAAGAATGTGTTATTGTATTTTAAAAAATGACCATATGTGTAAGTTTATGGGATTTAGTCCTACAAAAGAGCAAAGAATGAAAACAGAATACATTAAGAAAAAGTATGAAAAATTTTCTAAGATAGGAGTTAAGATGCTATGA
- a CDS encoding M56 family metallopeptidase: MNYIYDCVLKTTIISSIYICLLLLLKTNLFKIFSKKFNYYIWLVIIFRMLFFLFNYSIDFTKSTSKTYTLIDNISNLNTNISPSPNISFYIILIWIIGTIVSLSYILCKYLKFNRLVIDTSFDVEDVHINHTYKNLLLELNIKKNIPLKYTEELDSPACMGLFKPYILLLDFPYQEDKIYWILKHELTHFKNKDILIKFLVLFAKSLFWFNPLVYIMSKKISEDCELCCDESVLNNCTLREKKKYGLALLHAIELSSMNKAGLLTTEFSKSNLEIRLENIIKKKGKNGILIGILVFITSCTSFLEINAQIPIAENIPIENKENTEDNGHSFSETVDYTYATAPEEYRKKYEEACKSDGIIPKDSDIIEVPKD; the protein is encoded by the coding sequence ATGAATTATATATATGACTGTGTGTTAAAAACAACAATTATAAGCAGTATTTATATCTGTTTATTACTTTTATTGAAAACAAATTTATTTAAAATTTTTAGTAAAAAATTTAATTATTATATTTGGTTAGTCATTATTTTTAGAATGTTGTTTTTCTTATTTAATTATTCAATAGATTTTACTAAAAGTACATCAAAAACATATACTCTAATTGATAATATTTCTAATCTTAATACTAATATTAGTCCAAGTCCAAATATTTCTTTTTATATAATATTAATTTGGATAATTGGAACTATAGTGTCATTATCTTATATTTTATGTAAATACTTAAAATTTAATAGACTAGTCATTGATACATCTTTTGATGTAGAAGATGTACATATAAATCATACATACAAAAACTTATTACTTGAGTTAAATATAAAAAAGAATATACCTTTAAAGTATACTGAAGAATTAGATAGTCCAGCATGTATGGGCTTATTTAAGCCTTACATATTGTTATTAGATTTTCCATATCAAGAAGATAAAATATACTGGATACTAAAGCACGAATTAACTCATTTTAAAAATAAAGATATATTGATAAAATTTCTAGTATTATTTGCAAAAAGCTTGTTTTGGTTTAATCCTCTTGTTTATATTATGAGTAAGAAAATAAGTGAAGATTGTGAACTTTGTTGCGATGAGAGTGTACTAAACAATTGTACATTACGAGAAAAGAAAAAATATGGTTTAGCTTTATTACATGCTATAGAGCTTTCTAGTATGAATAAGGCAGGTCTATTAACAACAGAATTTAGTAAATCTAATTTAGAAATAAGACTTGAAAATATAATAAAAAAGAAAGGCAAAAATGGAATATTAATAGGAATATTAGTATTTATAACTTCATGCACATCTTTTTTAGAAATTAATGCTCAGATTCCTATAGCAGAAAATATTCCAATTGAGAATAAAGAGAATACAGAAGATAATGGACATTCATTTTCAGAGACTGTAGACTATACTTATGCAACTGCTCCTGAGGAATATAGAAAAAAATATGAAGAAGCATGTAAATCTGATGGGATAATTCCAAAAGATTCGGATATTATAGAAGTACCAAAAGACTAA
- a CDS encoding lantibiotic protection ABC transporter ATP-binding protein yields the protein MKDLILETKNLSKRYGEQMAANHISLQIERNSIYGLLGPNGAGKSTTLKMIVGLLRPTGGQIFLNRKLWERESLTKIGSLIESPALYGNLTAEENLLVHTRLLGIPHEKIHEVLETVDLKNTGKKKASQFSMGMKQRLGIAIALLNNPELLILDEPTNGLDPFGIQELRELIASFPKKGITVILSSHILSEVAQVVDKIGIISGGRLLFQGTPDPNENLEEFFSDVILKGGKKNE from the coding sequence ATGAAAGACTTAATTCTCGAAACAAAAAACTTATCAAAAAGATATGGAGAGCAAATGGCAGCCAATCATATTTCACTGCAAATTGAACGAAATAGTATATACGGGCTTCTTGGACCAAATGGTGCAGGAAAGTCAACAACACTTAAAATGATTGTTGGACTTCTTCGTCCAACAGGAGGACAGATTTTTTTAAATAGAAAGTTGTGGGAACGAGAATCTCTTACAAAAATAGGTTCTCTAATTGAATCACCTGCTTTATATGGAAACCTTACAGCAGAGGAAAATTTACTAGTTCACACAAGACTTCTAGGAATTCCACATGAAAAAATTCATGAAGTTCTAGAAACCGTTGATTTGAAAAACACTGGAAAAAAGAAAGCCTCACAATTTTCTATGGGAATGAAACAACGACTTGGAATCGCTATTGCACTTTTGAATAATCCAGAGTTGTTGATTTTGGATGAACCAACCAACGGGCTTGACCCATTTGGGATTCAAGAACTACGTGAGTTGATTGCATCTTTTCCTAAAAAGGGAATTACAGTAATTCTCTCAAGTCATATATTATCAGAGGTTGCTCAAGTTGTTGATAAAATCGGAATTATTAGTGGAGGAAGACTATTATTTCAAGGGACACCAGACCCAAATGAAAATCTGGAGGAATTCTTCTCTGATGTAATCTTAAAAGGAGGAAAGAAAAATGAATAG
- a CDS encoding BlaI/MecI/CopY family transcriptional regulator yields MIKKIPDAELKIMKFIWGKNEEVSSKEVIAAMEQQLAWKQTTTLTLLGRLVKREFLNAEKMKRFTYYTAIIGETEYKIFETKNFFERIHDDSTESMMAALYAGNILSKKTFESFKKIFSSTEEDE; encoded by the coding sequence ATGATTAAAAAAATACCTGATGCTGAGCTAAAAATAATGAAATTTATTTGGGGAAAAAACGAAGAAGTTTCATCTAAAGAGGTAATAGCAGCTATGGAACAACAACTTGCTTGGAAGCAAACAACAACTTTAACACTTTTAGGAAGGCTAGTCAAAAGAGAATTTTTAAATGCAGAAAAAATGAAAAGATTTACGTACTATACAGCTATAATTGGAGAAACAGAATATAAAATTTTTGAAACAAAAAATTTCTTTGAAAGGATACATGATGATTCTACAGAAAGCATGATGGCTGCACTATACGCTGGAAATATATTATCTAAGAAAACATTTGAGTCTTTCAAAAAAATTTTTAGCAGTACAGAAGAAGATGAATAG